A section of the Enterococcus montenegrensis genome encodes:
- a CDS encoding dihydroorotate dehydrogenase, with amino-acid sequence MTNLLHIQLPGLELQNPIMPASGCFGFGDEYGKFYDLNKLGAIMIKATTPEARFGNETPRIAETPSGMLNAIGLQNPGLEVVQSEILPNLNTRYPNLNIIANVAGSCEEDYVAVCKEIGNAENVKAIELNISCPNVKHGGIAFGTDPKVAASLTEAVKKVAKVPVYVKLSPNVTDIVPIARAIEAAGADGFTMINTLLGMRIDLKTRKPLLANQTGGLSGAAIKPVAIRLIHQVFHATNIPIIGMGGVQTVDDVLEMMMAGASAVAVGTANFTDPYVCPKLIDALPKRMAELGINSLGELIQQVREEK; translated from the coding sequence ATGACCAATTTATTACACATCCAATTACCAGGCCTTGAGCTTCAAAATCCAATCATGCCAGCTAGTGGTTGTTTTGGCTTTGGTGATGAGTATGGCAAATTTTATGATTTAAATAAATTAGGTGCCATTATGATTAAAGCAACAACTCCTGAAGCGCGTTTTGGTAATGAGACACCCCGGATTGCCGAAACTCCCAGTGGCATGTTAAATGCTATTGGCTTACAAAATCCTGGCCTAGAAGTTGTGCAATCAGAAATTTTACCCAACTTAAACACACGTTATCCAAATTTAAATATTATTGCCAATGTTGCCGGCTCTTGTGAAGAGGATTATGTAGCGGTTTGCAAGGAAATTGGCAACGCGGAAAATGTAAAAGCAATCGAGCTGAATATTTCATGTCCAAATGTCAAACACGGTGGAATTGCTTTTGGAACAGATCCCAAAGTAGCCGCTAGTCTAACAGAAGCGGTAAAAAAGGTGGCCAAAGTGCCTGTTTATGTTAAATTATCTCCCAACGTAACCGACATTGTTCCCATTGCAAGGGCAATTGAAGCAGCCGGTGCTGATGGCTTTACTATGATTAATACCTTACTGGGAATGCGAATTGATTTAAAAACACGTAAACCACTTTTAGCAAACCAAACCGGTGGATTGTCTGGTGCTGCTATTAAGCCTGTCGCAATTCGTTTAATTCATCAAGTCTTTCATGCAACCAATATTCCGATTATCGGAATGGGTGGTGTACAAACAGTAGATGATGTACTGGAAATGATGATGGCTGGTGCTAGTGCTGTCGCAGTTGGAACAGCTAATTTTACTGACCCTTATGTTTGTCCTAAATTAATTGATGCACTCCCTAAAAGAATGGCTGAACTAGGTATTAACAGTTTAGGTGAATTAATCCAACAAGTAAGAGAGGAAAAATAA
- the pyrF gene encoding orotidine-5'-phosphate decarboxylase, whose amino-acid sequence MNERPIIALDFSSRGEVELFFKKFPKKEPLFVKIGMELFYHEGPETVRWLKRNGHDVFLDLKLHDIPNTVEKAMRGLAGLGVDITCVHAAGGVKMMAAAMRGLEEGTPMGKKRPKLLAITQLTSTTEQEMHADQLIEVPLAQSVIHYAQCAKKAGLDGVVSSALEVSEIKGATSDDFICLTPGIRPTGSEVGDQKRVVTPGNARKIGSNYIVVGRPITLAEDPYKAYTQIKNEWNGIEND is encoded by the coding sequence ATGAATGAACGTCCAATTATTGCCCTAGATTTTTCAAGTCGGGGAGAAGTTGAATTATTTTTCAAAAAATTCCCAAAAAAAGAACCATTATTTGTTAAAATCGGTATGGAGTTGTTTTACCACGAAGGACCTGAAACAGTTCGTTGGTTAAAAAGAAACGGACATGACGTCTTCTTAGATTTGAAACTCCACGATATTCCCAATACAGTTGAAAAAGCTATGCGCGGATTAGCCGGCCTTGGTGTTGATATTACTTGCGTTCACGCAGCTGGTGGTGTCAAAATGATGGCTGCTGCGATGCGTGGTTTAGAAGAAGGCACCCCCATGGGGAAAAAGCGTCCGAAGCTTTTAGCAATCACACAGCTGACTTCAACGACAGAACAAGAAATGCACGCAGATCAATTAATTGAAGTGCCTTTAGCTCAGAGTGTCATTCATTATGCGCAATGCGCAAAAAAAGCTGGTCTTGATGGTGTTGTTTCTTCTGCGCTAGAAGTTTCTGAAATAAAAGGCGCCACAAGTGACGACTTTATCTGCTTAACGCCAGGTATTCGTCCTACTGGTAGTGAGGTAGGGGATCAAAAACGTGTGGTGACACCTGGCAATGCACGAAAAATCGGATCGAATTATATTGTTGTTGGTCGTCCAATCACCCTGGCTGAAGATCCTTATAAAGCATATACCCAAATTAAAAATGAATGGAATGGTATTGAAAATGACTAG
- a CDS encoding PH domain-containing protein, which produces MSFKEIIFAENAKLQPGYLSTSAKKDLFKRSKYYILFQEVKEKLQPNLAVSEEIMGYLPMTVEGNSGFMNAGPMAMGYARTSQAKQYVKTFNDTRGNRLLIFTNTRMIFLTLLDFFETGGFSSFPYDKIKGITTKKWSMRYWDEKRKRQTINWFFLDFAADTKIFNEVLTEKEMILFKENWQRIEKMRAIAETDKVLRNQKMDMLFSNLRLWFNLLQGANVLLIVLAIFLILAVLFLLGPKKTLFGGTISPIAWFLYLPQLKGFDMLFKIF; this is translated from the coding sequence ATGAGCTTTAAAGAGATTATTTTTGCAGAAAATGCCAAGTTGCAACCGGGATATTTAAGCACTAGTGCTAAAAAAGATTTATTCAAGCGCAGTAAATATTATATTTTATTTCAAGAGGTCAAAGAAAAATTGCAACCAAATTTAGCTGTCAGCGAAGAAATTATGGGCTATTTGCCTATGACCGTAGAAGGAAATTCTGGTTTTATGAATGCTGGTCCCATGGCAATGGGCTATGCCCGAACTTCACAAGCCAAACAATATGTGAAAACGTTTAATGATACACGGGGCAACCGCCTCCTAATTTTTACCAATACGCGCATGATTTTCCTTACCCTCTTAGATTTTTTTGAAACAGGGGGGTTCTCTAGTTTTCCTTATGACAAAATAAAAGGAATCACAACCAAAAAATGGAGTATGCGCTATTGGGATGAAAAGCGCAAACGACAAACAATAAATTGGTTTTTTCTTGATTTTGCTGCAGACACAAAAATTTTTAATGAAGTTTTGACTGAAAAAGAAATGATATTATTTAAAGAAAATTGGCAAAGAATTGAAAAAATGCGCGCCATTGCCGAGACAGATAAAGTTTTACGTAATCAAAAAATGGATATGCTCTTTAGCAATTTAAGACTTTGGTTCAACTTATTACAAGGTGCAAATGTCTTACTAATCGTCTTGGCTATTTTCCTTATTTTAGCGGTCTTATTCTTATTAGGGCCGAAAAAGACGTTATTTGGTGGTACAATTTCCCCGATTGCTTGGTTTTTGTATTTGCCACAATTAAAAGGATTTGATATGCTATTTAAAATCTTTTGA
- a CDS encoding sigma-70 family RNA polymerase sigma factor, translating to MGDNEIITLIRNHDFTGLEKMIEIYGETIIKTIRGVLSDNSERNLWSDCENEVFYTLWKKIPNYVADKSSLATFIMVITRNKAIDFKRKQQLQNRRQTDLKTENVASNYQQTDSPLAKEQFLELLDVLNEQDQLIFLHYYFYQTAPIEIAQLLEIKTSAVYNHLSRGKILLQNALKGELA from the coding sequence ATGGGGGACAATGAAATCATAACCTTAATTAGAAATCATGATTTTACAGGTTTGGAAAAAATGATTGAAATCTATGGTGAAACCATTATTAAAACAATCCGGGGTGTTTTGTCAGACAACTCTGAGCGTAATCTTTGGTCAGATTGTGAAAATGAGGTTTTTTATACATTATGGAAAAAAATCCCCAACTATGTTGCGGATAAAAGTAGCCTAGCAACCTTTATCATGGTTATAACCCGCAATAAGGCAATTGACTTTAAACGTAAACAACAGTTACAAAACAGGCGACAAACAGACCTCAAGACTGAAAATGTTGCTAGTAATTATCAACAAACTGATAGTCCCTTAGCAAAAGAACAATTTTTAGAATTATTGGATGTTTTAAATGAACAAGATCAGTTGATTTTTTTGCATTATTACTTTTATCAAACAGCACCCATAGAGATAGCCCAGCTTTTAGAAATAAAGACAAGTGCAGTATATAATCATCTATCGCGGGGGAAAATACTGTTGCAAAATGCGTTAAAGGGGGAATTAGCATGA
- a CDS encoding carbonic anhydrase family protein yields the protein MKRNLDVPWSYTGENGPKYWHTLCEWYKEGAQFPYQSPIAIETIKTLAGSAKQRLTFSYQIEKFTEKEFKNTIHFVPFDCQSYVVFAGEKYGLTDIHYHLPSEHILDNQQAPLEIHLVHMRKDGTNLVVGVLCDIIPGILPEGPLKKAQRWDLKEHIEIFNPELFLPKEQRYFHYVGSLTTPPTKGPINWFVFKERHQISRVFLSQFQEEILKGNNRPLQDKKDRKIYFCE from the coding sequence GTGAAACGAAATTTAGATGTTCCTTGGAGTTATACAGGAGAAAATGGTCCAAAATATTGGCATACCTTGTGTGAGTGGTATAAAGAAGGGGCGCAGTTTCCTTACCAATCACCAATTGCCATTGAAACGATCAAAACTCTAGCAGGAAGTGCAAAACAGCGTCTGACTTTTTCTTATCAAATTGAGAAGTTTACCGAAAAAGAATTTAAAAATACCATTCATTTTGTTCCGTTTGATTGTCAGAGCTATGTTGTCTTTGCAGGGGAAAAGTATGGTTTAACGGATATTCATTATCATTTACCTAGTGAGCATATTTTAGATAACCAACAAGCGCCACTAGAGATACATTTGGTACACATGAGAAAAGATGGGACAAATTTAGTTGTAGGCGTATTGTGTGACATCATACCGGGAATTTTGCCAGAAGGTCCACTAAAAAAAGCGCAACGTTGGGATTTAAAAGAGCATATTGAAATTTTCAATCCCGAGTTGTTTTTACCAAAAGAACAACGCTATTTTCATTATGTTGGTTCTCTGACTACCCCACCGACAAAAGGCCCGATTAACTGGTTTGTCTTTAAAGAGCGACATCAAATATCCCGCGTTTTTTTATCCCAATTTCAAGAAGAAATCTTAAAAGGTAATAATCGACCCTTACAAGATAAAAAAGACCGAAAAATCTATTTTTGTGAATAG
- a CDS encoding dihydroorotase, protein MKTLIKNGKINTYDNNLTTAEIWIEDGVIKAIGTNFDPTFFDEVFDAAGQLITPGLVDVHVHLREPGFEYKETIKTGSQAAARGGFTTVCAMPNLNPVPDTVEKFQKVQAIIKKDAVVKVLQYAPITEELRSEVLTDQKALKKAGAFAFTNDGVGVQTAGTMYLAMKEAAANNMALVAHTEDESLLFAGVMHAGKKAAELNLPGILSATESSQIARDLILAEETGCHYHVCHVSTKESVRIIRDAKKAGVHVTAEVSPHHLILSEEEIPNDFGYWKMNPPLRGADDRKALIEGLLDGTIDCIATDHAPHGFEEKNQSFLKAPFGIVGSEYAFQLIYTHFVKTGIFTLAQVIDWMATKPAAIFGLNAGRLQIGQPADLAVFAIETEYEIDSEKFLSKSVNTPFDHKKVYGDTLLTFVDGQKVWQKGE, encoded by the coding sequence ATGAAAACACTCATTAAAAACGGTAAAATCAATACTTATGATAACAACCTAACGACAGCAGAAATTTGGATTGAAGATGGCGTAATTAAAGCTATCGGCACAAATTTTGACCCGACCTTTTTTGATGAAGTGTTTGATGCAGCTGGTCAGTTGATCACACCAGGCCTTGTAGATGTTCACGTTCATTTAAGAGAACCAGGTTTTGAGTACAAGGAAACAATTAAAACTGGCAGCCAGGCAGCCGCTCGTGGCGGTTTTACTACGGTATGTGCCATGCCTAATTTAAATCCAGTTCCAGATACTGTTGAAAAATTTCAAAAAGTTCAAGCAATTATAAAAAAAGATGCCGTCGTGAAGGTGTTGCAATATGCACCAATTACTGAAGAATTGCGCAGTGAGGTCTTAACAGATCAAAAAGCGTTAAAAAAAGCTGGTGCTTTTGCCTTTACCAATGATGGTGTAGGGGTTCAAACAGCAGGAACGATGTATTTAGCAATGAAAGAAGCTGCTGCCAATAATATGGCTTTGGTTGCCCATACAGAAGACGAGTCACTGCTGTTTGCAGGTGTTATGCATGCTGGAAAAAAAGCAGCAGAACTTAATTTGCCAGGAATTTTAAGTGCAACAGAAAGTTCTCAAATTGCCAGAGATCTAATTTTAGCCGAAGAAACCGGCTGCCATTACCACGTTTGTCATGTTTCAACTAAAGAAAGCGTGAGAATTATCCGAGATGCAAAAAAAGCTGGTGTTCATGTAACAGCAGAAGTATCACCTCACCATCTCATTTTGTCTGAAGAAGAAATTCCCAATGATTTTGGCTACTGGAAAATGAATCCACCATTGCGAGGAGCAGATGATCGCAAGGCGTTAATTGAAGGCCTATTAGACGGTACAATCGACTGTATTGCAACGGATCATGCTCCCCATGGGTTTGAAGAAAAAAATCAAAGTTTCTTAAAAGCGCCTTTTGGCATTGTTGGCTCTGAATATGCTTTTCAGCTAATTTACACTCATTTTGTTAAGACCGGCATTTTCACTTTAGCACAAGTTATTGATTGGATGGCGACAAAACCAGCAGCAATTTTTGGCTTAAACGCAGGACGTTTACAAATTGGTCAGCCAGCTGATCTAGCAGTTTTTGCCATCGAAACAGAATATGAAATCGACTCAGAAAAATTCTTATCAAAATCAGTTAATACACCATTTGATCACAAAAAAGTTTATGGCGATACGCTTTTAACCTTTGTTGATGGTCAAAAAGTTTGGCAAAAAGGGGAGTAA
- the pyrE gene encoding orotate phosphoribosyltransferase, giving the protein MTSLETTIAKDLLEVEAVFLSPNEPFTWASGIKSPIYCDNRITISYPKVRKQIAQGLADKIKAQFPDVQVIAGAATGGVPHAAWVADILDLPMVYIRAKAKDHGKGKQIEGRIEKGQKMVIIEDLISTGGSVLGTCEAAEKEGADVLGVAAIFTYELPKGKENFAAANVPLVTLTNYSTLIEVALASNYISEADLKLLKAWKEDPENWLAK; this is encoded by the coding sequence ATGACTAGTTTAGAAACCACAATTGCAAAAGATTTGTTAGAAGTAGAAGCTGTATTTTTGAGTCCAAATGAGCCCTTTACATGGGCTAGCGGCATTAAAAGTCCAATTTATTGCGATAATCGTATTACGATTAGTTATCCTAAAGTGCGTAAACAAATCGCCCAAGGTTTAGCCGATAAAATTAAAGCGCAGTTTCCTGATGTGCAAGTAATTGCTGGTGCAGCTACAGGTGGCGTACCACATGCCGCTTGGGTAGCAGATATTTTAGACTTACCAATGGTTTATATCCGTGCCAAGGCTAAAGACCATGGTAAAGGAAAACAAATTGAAGGTCGCATTGAAAAAGGTCAAAAAATGGTAATCATTGAAGATTTAATCTCAACAGGAGGCAGTGTCTTGGGCACTTGTGAGGCAGCTGAAAAAGAGGGTGCCGATGTCTTAGGTGTTGCTGCAATCTTTACTTATGAATTGCCAAAAGGAAAGGAAAACTTTGCGGCAGCGAATGTCCCATTGGTTACGTTAACTAATTATTCAACTTTAATTGAAGTGGCATTGGCTAGTAATTACATCAGCGAAGCAGACCTTAAATTATTAAAAGCTTGGAAAGAAGATCCAGAAAATTGGTTAGCCAAGTAA
- a CDS encoding dihydroorotate dehydrogenase electron transfer subunit, with translation MRQGILTVVAQQEIAPNIFELVLQGELVKTMEKPGQFLHVLVPQKDLLLRRPISINQFDKKNLTCHLICRVEGQGTKVFTQLVPGDALDCLGPLGNGFDISLLQEGDTAYIIGGGIGVPPLYELSRQLVQKGVNPIHFLGFAKKEVVYYAEKFQSLGKTHIATDDGSLGTKGNVSHLLAEYTHAQTPAAVFACGNNGMLKMVDEKYQNHPNAQISMEARMACGVGACYGCVCHVKDEPNKSVKVCDEGPIFKTGVIIL, from the coding sequence ATGAGACAAGGGATTTTGACCGTAGTAGCACAACAAGAAATTGCACCTAATATTTTTGAATTGGTTTTACAGGGTGAATTAGTAAAAACGATGGAAAAACCGGGGCAATTTTTGCATGTTTTGGTACCACAAAAAGATTTATTATTACGCCGACCAATTAGTATCAATCAATTTGACAAAAAAAATCTGACCTGTCATTTGATTTGTCGCGTTGAAGGTCAAGGTACAAAAGTTTTCACGCAGTTAGTACCAGGAGATGCGCTTGATTGTTTAGGACCTTTAGGCAATGGCTTTGATATTAGTCTGTTACAAGAAGGTGATACAGCGTATATAATTGGGGGCGGAATTGGCGTACCACCATTGTATGAGTTATCACGCCAATTGGTGCAAAAAGGAGTAAACCCAATTCACTTTTTGGGCTTTGCCAAAAAAGAAGTTGTCTATTATGCTGAAAAATTCCAATCCTTGGGAAAAACCCACATTGCAACAGATGATGGTAGCTTGGGTACTAAGGGTAATGTTTCCCATCTTTTAGCAGAGTATACACATGCACAAACTCCTGCTGCGGTGTTTGCTTGCGGCAATAATGGTATGTTAAAAATGGTCGATGAAAAATATCAAAATCATCCCAACGCGCAAATCTCAATGGAAGCACGAATGGCTTGTGGCGTTGGTGCTTGCTATGGCTGTGTTTGCCACGTTAAAGATGAGCCAAATAAAAGTGTTAAAGTTTGTGATGAAGGACCAATTTTTAAAACGGGGGTAATCATATTATGA
- the carB gene encoding carbamoyl-phosphate synthase large subunit — translation MPKRTDIKKIMVIGSGPIIIGQAAEFDYAGTQACLALKEEGYEVVLVNSNPATIMTDKEIADKVYIEPITFEFVSRILRKENPDALLPTLGGQTGLNMAMELAASGILAELNIELLGTKLAAIDQAEDRDLFKQLMEELNQPIPESAIINTVDEAVTFADEIGYPVIVRPAFTLGGTGGGMCDNEEELRLIAENGLKLSPATQCLIEKSIAGFKEIEYEVMRDSADNAIVVCNMENFDPVGIHTGDSIVFAPSQTLSDSEYQLLRDASLSIIRALKIEGGCNVQLALDPHSFNYYVIEVNPRVSRSSALASKATGYPIAKLAAKIAVGLTLDEMKNPVTETTYAEFEPALDYVVCKIPRWPFDKFEKGERILGTQMKATGEVMAIGRNIEESLLKAVRSLEIGVTHVELAELATLSDNQLTEKMIKAQDDRLFYVTEAIRRQYPIEEIAEMTKIDLFFLDKLLHIVELETALKAAPNDSTILKKAKQNGFTDKKIAELWHLKESEVRNFRKEQNLKPVYKMVDTCAAEFQSETPYFYSSYEFENESSVTKKPSVLVLGSGPIRIGQGVEFDYATVHSVKAIQAAGYEAIIMNSNPETVSTDFSVSDKLYFEPLTLEDVLNVIELENPIGVIVQFGGQTAINLAEPLQDNGVKILGTSIEDLDRAENRDLFEQALKELAIPQPPGETATNQTEAVAIAEKIGYPVLVRPSYVLGGRAMEIVENQADLEDYMKNAVKASPEHPVLVDRYLTGSECEVDAICDGETVLIPGIMEHIERAGVHSGDSMAVYPPQFLNREIQATIAAYTEKLALGLNCVGMMNIQFVISDNKVYVIEVNPRASRTVPFLSKVTGIPMAQIATKAILGEKIRDQGYENGLYQEDDYVHVKAPVFSFTKLQKVDTYLGPEMKSTGEVMGSDRNLEKALYKAFEASGLKVPEFGSVLFTIADDTKEEALALAKRFAEIGFSLIATKGTAHYFVTAGLRVKEIAKISEEKDANVVELIRNNQAQLVINTMDKDRQSASVDGFIIRREAVEHGVPLLTSLDTADAILKVMEDRAFSTKAI, via the coding sequence ATGCCAAAGCGTACGGATATTAAAAAAATTATGGTGATTGGCTCTGGCCCGATTATTATTGGCCAGGCAGCTGAATTTGATTATGCCGGCACACAAGCGTGTTTGGCATTAAAAGAAGAAGGCTATGAAGTTGTTTTGGTCAATTCAAATCCGGCCACAATTATGACTGACAAAGAAATTGCCGACAAAGTATATATCGAACCGATTACTTTTGAATTTGTTTCCCGCATTTTACGAAAAGAAAATCCAGATGCGCTTTTGCCAACTTTAGGTGGGCAAACGGGTTTAAATATGGCCATGGAGTTAGCTGCTTCAGGTATTTTAGCCGAGTTAAACATTGAACTTTTAGGTACAAAGCTTGCCGCGATTGATCAAGCCGAAGACCGTGATTTATTCAAACAGCTAATGGAAGAACTAAATCAACCCATTCCTGAATCTGCCATTATTAATACGGTTGATGAAGCAGTTACTTTTGCTGATGAAATTGGTTATCCTGTTATCGTTCGTCCTGCCTTTACGCTAGGTGGTACAGGTGGTGGTATGTGTGATAATGAAGAGGAATTGCGTTTGATCGCAGAAAATGGCTTGAAATTATCGCCAGCTACGCAATGTTTAATTGAAAAAAGTATTGCCGGCTTCAAAGAAATCGAGTATGAAGTTATGCGAGATTCAGCTGATAATGCGATTGTCGTATGTAATATGGAAAACTTTGATCCTGTCGGTATTCACACCGGCGACTCCATTGTTTTTGCCCCTAGTCAAACGTTATCAGATAGCGAATATCAGCTGCTGCGAGACGCCTCACTTTCAATTATCCGTGCTTTAAAGATTGAAGGCGGCTGTAATGTCCAACTAGCACTAGATCCCCATAGTTTTAATTACTATGTTATTGAAGTAAACCCACGGGTATCGCGTTCTTCAGCTTTAGCAAGTAAAGCTACCGGTTACCCGATTGCTAAATTGGCGGCTAAAATTGCGGTTGGTTTAACTTTAGATGAGATGAAAAATCCAGTAACGGAGACAACTTACGCTGAATTTGAGCCGGCATTAGATTATGTCGTTTGTAAAATTCCCCGCTGGCCCTTTGATAAATTTGAAAAAGGTGAGCGCATTTTAGGAACACAAATGAAGGCTACAGGCGAAGTTATGGCCATTGGGCGTAACATTGAAGAATCCTTATTAAAAGCTGTTCGTTCGTTAGAAATCGGGGTCACACACGTTGAATTAGCAGAATTAGCAACATTAAGTGATAATCAGCTGACAGAAAAGATGATAAAAGCTCAGGATGATCGGTTATTTTACGTAACCGAAGCTATCCGGCGTCAATATCCGATTGAAGAAATCGCGGAAATGACGAAAATTGATCTCTTTTTCTTAGATAAATTATTGCACATCGTTGAGTTAGAGACTGCGTTAAAAGCTGCCCCAAATGATTCGACTATTTTGAAAAAAGCCAAGCAAAACGGTTTTACTGATAAAAAGATTGCTGAACTTTGGCACTTGAAAGAAAGTGAAGTACGTAATTTCCGCAAAGAACAAAATCTCAAACCTGTTTATAAAATGGTAGATACTTGTGCGGCTGAATTTCAATCGGAAACACCCTATTTTTATAGTAGCTATGAATTTGAAAATGAAAGTAGCGTCACTAAGAAACCATCTGTTTTAGTTTTAGGTTCAGGTCCTATTCGAATTGGCCAAGGTGTCGAGTTTGATTATGCAACTGTTCACTCGGTTAAGGCAATTCAAGCGGCGGGTTATGAAGCAATTATTATGAATAGTAATCCAGAAACGGTCTCGACTGACTTTTCAGTTTCTGATAAATTATATTTTGAACCGTTAACTTTAGAAGATGTCTTAAATGTGATCGAGTTGGAAAATCCAATTGGGGTAATCGTACAATTTGGCGGACAAACAGCGATTAATTTGGCTGAGCCTCTGCAAGATAATGGTGTCAAAATTTTAGGTACCAGCATTGAAGACTTAGATCGAGCTGAAAATCGTGATTTATTCGAACAGGCCTTAAAGGAGTTGGCGATTCCACAACCTCCAGGTGAAACTGCAACAAATCAAACTGAGGCTGTCGCGATCGCTGAAAAAATCGGCTATCCCGTTCTGGTTAGACCAAGCTATGTTTTAGGTGGTCGCGCGATGGAAATCGTGGAAAATCAAGCTGATCTTGAAGATTATATGAAAAATGCGGTTAAAGCTTCGCCAGAACACCCCGTTTTAGTTGATCGTTATTTGACCGGTAGTGAATGTGAAGTGGATGCGATTTGTGACGGTGAGACAGTTTTAATTCCAGGAATTATGGAACATATTGAACGAGCGGGGGTGCACTCGGGTGATTCAATGGCTGTCTATCCACCGCAATTTTTAAACAGAGAAATTCAAGCTACAATCGCAGCCTATACAGAGAAATTAGCTTTGGGATTAAATTGTGTCGGGATGATGAATATTCAGTTTGTCATTAGTGATAATAAAGTTTATGTCATTGAAGTAAACCCACGGGCTAGTCGAACGGTTCCGTTTCTAAGTAAGGTTACAGGAATCCCAATGGCTCAAATTGCAACTAAAGCTATCTTAGGAGAAAAAATACGCGATCAAGGTTATGAAAATGGGTTATATCAAGAAGATGATTACGTTCATGTTAAAGCACCTGTCTTTTCATTTACAAAGTTACAAAAGGTCGATACTTATTTAGGGCCAGAAATGAAATCAACTGGCGAAGTAATGGGAAGTGACCGTAACTTGGAAAAGGCACTATACAAAGCCTTTGAAGCTTCGGGGTTGAAAGTACCAGAATTTGGTTCTGTTTTATTTACCATCGCAGATGATACAAAAGAAGAAGCCTTAGCTTTGGCTAAGCGCTTTGCAGAAATTGGGTTTAGTTTAATTGCAACAAAAGGAACAGCCCATTATTTTGTAACAGCGGGTTTGCGGGTGAAAGAAATTGCCAAAATTTCTGAAGAAAAAGATGCAAATGTCGTTGAACTAATTCGGAATAATCAAGCTCAACTGGTTATTAACACGATGGATAAAGATCGTCAGAGCGCTTCTGTGGATGGGTTTATTATTCGCCGCGAAGCCGTTGAACATGGGGTACCATTACTAACATCTTTAGATACAGCCGATGCTATTTTAAAAGTAATGGAAGATCGCGCCTTTTCAACTAAAGCAATCTAA
- a CDS encoding carbamoyl phosphate synthase small subunit — protein sequence MKRWLILEDGTYFEGEGFGASNNVFGEIVFTTSMTGYQETITDQSFNGQIITFTYPMVGNYGINRDDYESIAPTCKAVVVKEHARLASNWRNQMTLDEFLKRKEIPGIAGIDTRALTRKIREHGTMKASIVAEEDFTHAYDQLKAAVLPTNQVAQVSTAKPYPSPGIGHNVVVIDFGLKHSILRELSKRQCNLTVLPYDTKAATILELCPDGVMLTNGPGDPKDVPEAIKMIQEIQGKVPIFGICLGHQLFALANGADTFKMKFGHRGLNHPVREIATGRIDFTSQNHGYAVDANSIDNKRLMVTHIEVNDGTIEGVRHKDYPAFTVQFHPDAAPGPHDALHLFDEFIEMMDAGKEQKDAKAYGY from the coding sequence ATGAAACGTTGGTTAATCTTAGAAGACGGCACCTACTTTGAAGGGGAAGGTTTTGGCGCTAGCAATAACGTATTTGGCGAAATTGTTTTTACAACCAGTATGACCGGTTATCAAGAAACCATCACCGACCAAAGTTTTAATGGACAGATTATTACGTTCACTTATCCAATGGTAGGAAATTATGGGATTAACCGAGATGACTACGAGTCAATTGCCCCTACTTGTAAAGCGGTCGTTGTTAAAGAACATGCCAGACTTGCTAGTAATTGGCGCAACCAAATGACACTAGACGAATTTTTAAAGCGCAAAGAAATTCCTGGCATCGCTGGGATTGATACGCGAGCTCTAACCAGAAAAATTAGAGAGCACGGCACTATGAAAGCTAGTATTGTAGCAGAAGAAGATTTCACCCATGCCTATGATCAATTAAAAGCAGCAGTGCTACCAACCAATCAAGTGGCTCAAGTTTCCACAGCTAAACCATACCCAAGTCCAGGAATTGGCCACAATGTCGTTGTGATTGACTTCGGATTAAAACACAGTATTTTACGTGAGCTATCAAAAAGACAGTGTAATCTAACTGTTTTACCTTACGATACGAAGGCTGCCACAATCTTAGAGTTATGTCCCGATGGTGTTATGTTGACCAATGGACCAGGAGATCCTAAAGATGTACCAGAAGCGATTAAAATGATTCAAGAAATTCAAGGAAAAGTGCCGATTTTTGGAATTTGTTTAGGCCATCAATTATTTGCACTAGCAAATGGTGCGGATACATTTAAAATGAAATTCGGCCATCGTGGCTTAAATCATCCGGTGCGTGAAATCGCAACAGGACGGATTGATTTTACTTCGCAAAACCACGGCTATGCTGTAGATGCCAACTCCATTGACAACAAACGTTTAATGGTCACCCACATTGAGGTTAATGATGGAACGATTGAAGGGGTGCGCCACAAAGATTATCCTGCCTTTACAGTTCAGTTTCACCCAGATGCAGCCCCAGGTCCTCATGACGCTTTGCACTTGTTTGATGAGTTTATTGAAATGATGGATGCAGGAAAGGAGCAAAAAGATGCCAAAGCGTACGGATATTAA